The sequence CGTGCGGAACCTGCTTCATGTGCCTCGCGGGCCTGCAGTCCCAGTGCGAGACGACCCAGGTGCGCGAGCAGGGCAGCGGCGCCGCGCTCTTCGGCTACACCTCGCTGTACGGCAGCGTCCCCGGCGGGCAGGCGCAGTACCTGCGTGTCCCGCAGGCGCACTACGGTCCCGTCGTCGTGCCGCAGGACGACGAGCCGGACGAGCGCTACCTCTACCTGTCGGACGTGCTCCCGACCGCGTGGCAGGCGGTCGAGTACGCGGCGGTGCCCGCGGGCGGGACGGTCGTCGTCGTCGGGCTCGGGCCGATCGGGCAGATGGCCGCGCGCATCGCGCTGCACCGGGGTGCCGGCCGGGTCATCGGCATCGACTCCGTCCGCGAGCGCCTCGACATGGCCTCCCGCCACGGCGTCGACGTCATCGACACCGGCTCACGCACCGACACCGAGGACGCCGTCCGCGAGCTGACCGGCGGGCGGGGCGCCGACGCGAGCATCGACGCCGTGGGCATGGAGGCGCACGGCTCCCCGCTCGCGCACGCGGTGCACCGCGTGACGGCCGTGCTCCCGGACGCCGTCGCCCGCCCCATGATGGAGAACGTCGGTGTCGACCGGCTCGCCGGGCTGCGGACCGCGCTCGGGGTCGTGCGGCGCGGCGGGACCGTGTCCGTCGTGGGCGTCTACGGCGGCGCGGCCGACCCGTTCGACCTCATGGACGTCTTCGACCGCCAGCTCACGCTGCGGTTCGGCCAGGCCAACGTGCGCCGGTGGATCGGGGACCTGCTGCCGCTGGTGACCGCGCCAGGCGACCCGCTCGGCGTGCTGGACCTGCGGACGCACCGGCTCCCGCTCGAGGAGGCCCCGGCCGCCTACGACCTGTTCCAGCGCAAGAACGACGGCTGCATCAAGGTGGTGCTCGACCCAGCCGCGTGAGCCTCGCCCCGGCCGCTGCGCGGACGACGTGCGGCGGCCGGGCGTGCGCGCTCAGGACGCGCCGAGCAGGCGGCGGCGCGGGTGCAGCGGCCGGCTGGCCGTGCCGGCACCCGTCGCGAGACCGTCGAGCACCTCGGCGAGGGCCTCGCGGCCGGTGCGCCGGGGGAGCCAGCCGAGCTCCTGGCGCACGCGCGCGGTGTCCATGACCGGCGCGCCGGTGGCCATGTCGAGCCAGCCCGGTCCGACCACGGCGAGCCGGGCGCGCCACGCGGCGTCGAGCGCCACGCGCAGCGCGCCGGGCGGCACGGGCAGCACCCCTGGCGCCCGCAGCACCTCCGCGACGTCGTCGGCCCGCAGGACGCCGTCTCCCGCGACGTTGAAGGCGCCGGTCGCACGCTGGGTCAGGATCCGCACGTAGGCGTCGGCGAGGTCGTCCGCGTGCACCGCCTGCAGCCGTAGCCCGGCGGGCCAGGGCAGCACGGGCAACGGGCCGCGCAGGAGCGCCTTCGGCACCAGCGGTCCCAGGAAGAGGCGCCCCACCTCGGCGCCGGCGCCGCGCTGGAACACCAGTGCCGAGCGCACGCGGGCCACGGGCCGACCGCGGCCGGCGCCCTCGTCGAGCAGACGCTCGACGGCGGCCTTGTCGGAACTGTAGCTCGAGGTCGGGATGCCGGTGGACGCCCAGGCCTCGGTGCGCGGCTCGTCGTCGCCGACCGCCGCGTAGGTCCCCACCGACGAGGCGGCCACCACGTGGGCGACCCCCGCGGACTCCGCGGCGGCGAGGACCGCGCGCGTGCCGTCCACGTTGGTCGCGCGGAGCCGCTCGCGGTCGTGGCTGGGCTGGATCGCCCACGCGAGGTGGACCACCGCGTCGGCGCCGTCGAACGCGGCGGCGAGGCGGGACGCCGCGTCGGGCGCGGCCACGTCGCAGGCCACCCACCGGTCGACCGCGTCGTACGGCGCCGGCACGGCACGCCGGGGCACGCGCCGGGCGACGCCGACGACCGAGCTCACCGCCGGCTCGTCGCGCAGCCGGCGCAGGAGGGCCGTGCCGACGTTGCCGGTGCAGCCGGTGACCGCGACCCTCATCCCGCGCCTCCTCGAGCTCGGACGGGACGCCGGACGCGCCTCGCGTGGTGCACTCACTATCGGTGCGCTCCCGGTGTCCTGCATCCCGGTGGCGCCCCTCGCGCGTCGCGGTTTGCCCGGGTGCACCTCCCGGCTTACTGTCACCCCGGGTCAGGAAGCGGCCTCGGCACCACATCGACGTGGGGAAGCGGTCATGGCAGCACCTGCGACCGAGCCGGTCCGGCACGACGCGCTGACGGGTGGGCGGTTCGTGGTCGACCTGCTCCGCGACCGGTGGTGGTGGAGCGACGGCCTGTACCGCGTCCTGGGCTACGCGGCCGACGAGGTCGTGCCGTCCTCGGCGCTCGTGCTCGAGCACACGCGCCCGGGCTGCCGGCACCGCTGGGACGAGTCGTTCGAGCGCTGGCGGCGCCGGGACGAGCCCGTGCTGGTCGGGCTGGAGATGGTCGACCGCCACCGGCAGCCGTTCGACGCCGTCGTCGTCGGCGCGCTCGAGAACGAGCCCGCGGGCTCGGCGAGCCTGGTCGTGGACGGCTACGTCATCGACCTGGGCCACGCACGCCTGCCCGCTGAGCTCGCGCCCGTCGACCCGCGGATCGCCGAGGAGGTGCGGGTCCGGGAGACCATCGACCAGGCGAAGGGCGTGGTGACGGCCGCGTTCGGCACGGACGCCGAGATGAGCTTCGACCTGCTCCGGGAGGCGGCGATCCGCAACGCGGTGCCGTTGCGCATGCTCGCCCGGCACGTGGTGGCCGAGGCCGCCGGCGTCGCACCGGGGGAGATCGAGCCGTGGCTGCGGCGGCTGCTGTCCGGGCCCGGGTCGCCCGGCGACGGCGGCGACCGCCCGGCGCGTGCGCCGGGCCCCGAGCGGCCCGCCGGGTGACCGGCTCGTCGTACGCCGAACCGGGGACCCGGACGCACGGACCTGCCTCACGCGCCTATGGTTCGTCCCGAGGGAACCCGGCCGGGCCAGGAGGTGGACGTTGACCGAGAAGTCCATCCCCGGGCTGACGGGCGCGCAGGACGGCGACGACGTCGACGCCGAGCTCGCGGCGCTCGCCGCGCGGTACGAGACCGACCGCCTGCGGTGGCAGCTCGCCGTGGCCGCGGGCGGCGTCGGGAGCTTCGACTGGGACCTGGTCAGCGGGCGCCTCGAGTGGGACGACCAGCTGCTCGAGATATTCGGGATCGCGCGGGAGGACTTCGCCGGGACGATCGAGGCGTTCGACGCCGCGCTGCACCCGGACGACCTCGACCGCGTCAACGAGGCGATCGGCGTGGCCGTCGAGACGTGCGGGCAGTACCTCGCGGAGTACCGCGTCGTGCGGCCCGACGGACGCCAGCGCTGGGTCCGGGCCCGCGGCGTCGCGCTCGCGGGCGCCGACGGTCGCGCGGTCCGGCTCCTGGGGGCGGCGTACGACACGACGAGCGAGCGGGACTCCGACGCGCGCATCCAGCGCGTCCTCGAGACCATGCCGTCCGCGTTCTTCCTGCTCGACGCGGACTGGCGGTTCGTCTACGTCAACTCGGCGGCGGCACGGATGCTGGACCGACCGCGGGAGGCGCTCCTCGGCGGGATCGTGTGGGAGCTGTTCCCGGACGCGGTCGGGACGATGTTCGAGGAGAGCTACCGCGGCGCGGTGGCGGACGGCGAGCCGCGCCGGTTCGAGGAGTACTACCCGGCGCCGCTCGACCGCTGGTACGAGGTCCGCGCGTGGCCGGGACCCGACGGGCTGTCCGTCTACTTCAACGACGTGACCGACCGGCGCGCGGCGCAGGACGAGGCACGGGCGGCGCGCGACGCGGCCGAGGCGTCGTCACGCCGGCTCGCTCTCCTGGCGGACCTGGGCGACGACCTGACGTCGACGCTGGACACGCACGACGCCGTGGCCCGGCTCGCGCGCCACCTCGTCCCCGCGTTCGGCACGTGGTGCCTGGTCACGATGTCGGAGGACCAGCGGCACCTGCGCGACCTCGCGAGCTGGCACGTCGACCCGCGGCTGCGCGCCACGGTGACCCGGTACGCCGAGCTGCGGATGGACGCGCTGGCCCCGTCGTCGTACCTGTTCCGCGCGCTGCGGACGGGCGAGACCGTGGCCGTGCCCGACGCCACCGAGGCGATCGCCCGGGTCCTGACCGGCGACGCGCGCGACCTGCTGCGCGATCTCGCCCCGCGGATGGCCTACGCCGTGCCGATGCGCGCCCGTGGCCGCACGCTCGGCGCCATCACGGTGTTCCTCGACGACGGGCCCGACCTCGGCACCGAGGACCTGACCCTGCTGACGCAGCTCGCCGACCGGGCGGGCATGGCGCTGGACAACGCCCGGCTCTACGAGCGGCAGCGGGAGATCGCCGTCGGCCTGCAGCGGTCCCTGCTGTCGGCACCGGCGCAGCCCGACGACCTCGAGGTCGTCGTGCGCTACGTCGCCGCGAGCGAGGCCGCGCAGGTGGGCGGGGACTGGTACGACGCGTTCGTCCAGCCGTCGGGCTCGACCGTCCTGGCGATCGGCGACGTCATGGGCCACGACACGCCGGCGGCCGCGGCCATGAGCCAGCTGCGCACGCTGCTGCGCGGCATCGCGCACACCACCGACGGCACACCCGCCCAGATCCTGCGCGGGCTCGACTCGGCGGCCGAGGCGCTGCACGTGGGCGCCATGGCGACCGCGGTGGTGGCGCGGCTGGAGCAGTGCGACCGGCAGCGGTCCGCGGCGACGACGACCGTGCGGTGGACCAACGCGGGTCACCTGCCCCCGCTCCTGGTGCTGCCCGACGGCACGGTCGAGCAGCTGGTGGCGCCCCGGCCCGAGCTGGTGCTCGGGCTGGACGTCGCCGCGACGCGGACGGACAGCGAGCGCGAGGTGCCGCGCGGCTCGGTGCTGCTGCTCTACACCGACGGCCTCGTGGAGCGCCGGGGCGAGCACCTGGAGCGGGGCATCGGCCGGCTGCTGGCGGCGGTGGGCGAGGCCTGGCGGGAGGCGTGTGCGGGTGCGGACGGGCGGCCCCGTCCGGGCACCGACGGGACGAGCCCGGCGGTGGGATCCATCGACGTCGCCGCCTTGGTCGACGGCGTCCTGGCGCGCTGCGTCGGGGACCGCGAGCCCGCCGACGACATCGCCGTGCTCGCGGTGCACCTGGGTCCGCAGCACCCGGCCTGACCCACGGCTGCGGGGCACCGCGCGCCCCGGCGTGCGCGTCCCGTGCGACCGCGCGAGCATGGTCGGGCCGGCAGCGGACCGCGCGCGGCACCCACGACGACGGGAGGACCGCGTGTCCGACGCCAGCAGGTCGACCACCGACCACGACGAGATCCGGACGTGGGTCGAGGCCCGCGGCGGCACGCCTGCGCTGATCGCCTCGCTCGGCAGGCACGAGGACGGCGTGCCGGCGGTCGTGTTCCCGGCCGGGCCGAGCGGTGAGGGCGCCGTGCCGACGACGTGGGCGCGGTGGTTCGAGGTGTTCGAGCGCGACTCGCTCGCGTTCGTCCGGCCCGCCGACGTCGACGCCGCGGCGCCGTTCTTCGAGCTCGCGCAGCGCTGACCGCCGCTGAGCACCTGGGCTCCGGGTGCTCAGGTCTCCGTCGTCGGGGTCCGCGACAGCTCCAGCGTCAGCGCGGCGGACGTGCTGCGCGGCACGACGATGTCGACGGCCCCGCCGCCGGCAGCGCCCTCGCGGGCGGCGCGAGCCAGGGCGCGCACGGCACCGCTCCCGAGGAAGGTGCTCGGGTCGATGTCGACGGTCACCGGGCTCGACGCGCCGCGCGACTGACGTCGCAGGGCGTGCTCGAGCGCGGCGACCGTCGCCTCGTCGTCGAAGGAGCCCCGGATCCGGACGATCCCGTCGGCCGCGTCGACCGTGCCGTCGCCGGGAAGAGCCACGGGGATGGCAGGTCCGCCCACGGGCACCGAACGGCGCGCGTCGACGTCCACGCGGGTGCGCGTGCCGGACGCGCCGCTCGTCACGCTCAGCCGGGCGCCACCGGAGGCGATCATGGCCAGGCCGCGGCCGCGGTCGCCCGGGTCCCGAGTCGGGCGCCGCCAGCGCCCCTCGTCGCGCACCTCCAGGTGGATGGTCACCCCCCGCACGCGAGCCGTCACGGTGACGTCGCCGGTCCCACCGCCCTGGTAGCCGTGCTCGATGCTGTTCGCCGCGGCCTCGCTCGCCGCGAGCACCAGGAGCGTGCGCTCCTGCGCCGGCAGGCCCAGCCGCTCCAGCCACCCGCCGACGGCCTGGCGCACCTGGCCGAGGCGCCCGGGGTCGGCGGGGATCACGAGCTCCAGGTCCGGGAACGGCTCCCGGCGCGCCGCGCAGAGCGCCGTCGCGTCGTCGCGGGCCGTGCCACCGGCGGCGCCCACGACCCGGCGGCAGACGCGCTCGGCCGTCCCACCCGGGGCCGCCTCGTCGCGGTGCGCCGCGACGACGGCGTCCTGCAGCGCGCGCAGCCCGGCGTCGAGCGGGCGCCCGGGCCGCTCCACGGCTCCGTCGGTGAACAGCAGGATCGCCTCGTCCGCGGCCAGCGTCGCGCGGCCGACGCGGTCGCCGCCCAGCCCGATCGGGTCGCCCTGCGTCGAGGGCAGGAGCCGCGCGCCGCGGGGCCCGACGACGAGCGGGGCCGGGTGACCGCGCGTCACGTACTCCAGCTCCCCGGTCGCGGGGTCGAGCACCGCGGTGCACACCGTCGTCGCGAAGGTCCCGGCGGCGACGTGCGAGTACCGGTCGAGCGAGGCCAGCGCCTCGCCGAGGGTGGCGCCGTCGAGACTCCGGGCCGCGAAGATCGCGCGCATCTGGCACATGGCCGCAGCCGCCTCGATGCCGTGGCCGACGACGTCGCCCACGCTCAGCCAGAGGCGCCCGTCGGGGGCGAGGCTGGCGTCGAACCAGTCGCCGCCCGCGGACTGCTCGTCGCCCGCGACGCGGTACGCCGCCGCCAGGTCGACGTCCTGCAGGAGGGGCACGCTCGAGGGGAGGAGGGCGCGCTGCAGGGACAGCGCCGTGACGTCGGCAGAGGTCCGTGCCACGCCAGGCGAGGCCTCGCCGGTCTCAGCTCCTCGCGTCCCCATGCGCTGAGGGTCGCACGACTCAGGTCAGGGGGACACCGCTGAGGCGCCGTCGGGCGAGTTGTCCGGGTCGCGGTGCCCGGCGTCGCCGGCCTGCTCGCGGCGAGCGCGCCGCGGATCGTCGTCGACGTCACGCACCACTTGGACGTCGAGGTGGTGCCCGGCGGCGAGGAGCAGGGTGCTGTCCGGGGCCACGACGACGCGCAGCCGGCCGCCGCGCGTGCGGATCCGCCGCGCGACCGACGCGAGCGCGGACACCCCGGCCGAGCCGACGTGCGAGACCTCCCGCAGGTCGATCACGACGTCGCCCCCGGTGCCGCCCTCGGCGCCGAGCACCTCGATGGCCGCCGTGAGCGTCCCAGCGGTCGCCAGGTCGACGGGCCCGCTCGCGACGATCGTCGGGACCCCGTGCTGCAGGACCGTCCGCAGGTGCAGCTCGCCCTCGTCGTTCCCGACGGGCGTGGTCTCGTCCGCGAACGACTGGAAGACGACCTCGTCCATCAGCGCGCGCGTCTGCGGGGGAAGGCCGCCGCTCGAGCAGACCGCTGCGATCAACCGCTCGGCGAGCGTGGCGACGCGGACGTTCTGGTGCTGGGAGCACCACCGGAGCAGGTCGAACGCGGTCTGCGCGTCGATGCCGTAGACCAGCATCAGTGCGCCCTTCGCCTGGTCGATCGTGGAGTGGGACGCGACGGCCTGGCGCAGGCCGGCGCTCACGCGACGGTCCACGCGGTCGCGCTCCACCGGCAGCGTGTCGACCAGGAAGCCGCTCACGAGCACGGTGCCGTCGCGCCGGTCGGCCGCGCCGCACAGCACCACCTCGCGCGGCTCACCCGCGAGGTCCAGGAGGTCGTACCAGACCGTGAACGGACCGCCGCCCTGCTCGACGGTCGTGAGGGCCGTCCGCACGGCGTCCCGGTCCTGCTCACCGACGTGGCTCAGCAGCACCTCACGCGAGGGCACGACGCCCCCGGCAGGGATCGCGTGCAGCGCGAACATCTCGTCGGACCACCACCAGCGGTCTGCACCGACGGTGTAGGCGAAGCGCCCCACCTGCGGGACGGTCGCGTCGGACACCCTTGCCTCCAGCACGGTCACGCGAGCCGCGGTCAACCGGGCTGTCGTCTCAACCCGTCGGCGGTGCTCGTCACCGTGCCTGAACGATAGTGCGGCGCCGCCTGCCCGGCCCGGTGAGCGCGGGGCCGCCGGACGGGTTTCCAGGCCGGCGGGCTCGAGGGCGGCGTGCGCGCGGGTGGCGCCACGCCGCATCCGGGTGCGGCGCCCCGCGCCTCGTGTGAACGTGAGGCATGACACGTTTCGGGTACACGCTGATGACGGAGCAGTCGGGTCCGCGCGAGCTGGTGGGCTACGCCCGGCGCGCCGAGGAGCTGGGCTTCGACTTCGAGGTCTCGAGCGACCACTACTTCCCCTGGGTCGACGAGCAGGGCCACGCCCCGTACGCGTGGGCGCTGCTGGGCGCGGTGAGCCAGGCGACCTCCAGCGTCGAGCTCATGACGTACGTGACCTGCCCGACCATGCGCTACCACCCGGCGGTCGTGGCGCAGAAGGCCGCGACGCTCGGTGCGCTCTCGGGCGGCCGGTTCCTCCTGAACCTGGGCGCCGGCGAGAACCTCAACGAGCACGTCGTGGGGGAGCGCTGGCCCGCCGTCGGCGAGCGGCACGACCTGCTGGAGGAAGGGCTGCACGTCATCCGCGAGCTGCTCACGGGCGAGCGGACCACGTGGGAGGGCGAGTGGTTCCGCGTCGACTCCGCGCGGTTGTGGGACCTGCCCGACGAGCCGGTGCAGATCGGCGTCGCCGTCTCGGGCGACCAGTCGGTCTCCCGGTTCGCGCCGCTCGCGGACCACCTCGTCGCGGTCGAGCCCTCGGCCGAGCTGGTCGCCGGCTGGGACGAGGCGCGTCCGGCGGGCGCCCCGCTGTCCCGCAAGATCGGCCAGATCCCGATCTCCTGGGACCCCGACCGCGAGGCCGCGGTGCGACGCGCCCACGAGCAGTTCCGCTGGTTCGCGGGCGGGTGGAAGGTGAACGCCGACCTGCCCACGACCGAGGCGTTCGCGGCCGCGTCGCAGTTCGTCCGGCCGGAGGACGTCGCCGAGCAGATCCCGTGCGGGCCGGACCTGGACGCGGTCGTCGAGGCCGTCCGGCCGTACTGGGAGGCCGGGTTCACCGACGTGGCGATCGTCCAGGTGGGCGACGAGCAGCAGCAGAGGTTCCTCGACGAGGCGGCCGAGCCGTTGCTCGCCCGGCTGCGCGAGGCAGCCCCGTGAGCCCGTCCCACGGTGCCCCGGGCGCCTCGGGTGCCGTGCGCGCGCGCGACGACGTGGCGCCCGACGTCGTCGGGTCGTCATGAGCGGCGGGCCGCGGGTGCTGCTGCTGGTCCGGCACGGGGAGAGCGTCGGGAACGTCGCGGCGCGGGAGGCCGAGCGGGCAGGCGCCGAGGAGCTGGAGCTCGCGACCCGCGACGCCGACACCCCGCTGTCGGAGCTCGGACGCGCGCAGGCGGACGCGATCGGACCGTGGCTCGCGGCACTGCCCGTCGAGGAGCGGCCCCGCGCCGTGTGGTGCTCGCCGTACGTGCGCGCGGTGGAGACCACGGAGCGGGCGCTGGCCGCCGCCGGGCTGGACCTGCCGGTCGAGCGGGACGAGCGGCTCCGCGACCGCGAGCTCGGGGTGCTGGACCGACTGACGGTGCGCGGGGTGCAGGAGCGGTTCCCGCTCGAGGCGGAGCTGCGCGCACGGCTCGGGAAGTTCTACCACCGGCCCGCCGGCGGGGAGTCGTGGGCGGACGTGGCGCTCCGCCTGCGGTCCCTCGTGCGCGACGTCGAGGCCGCGCCGGACGCGCCGCTCATGGTCGTCGCGCACGACGCGGTGATCGTCCTGCTGCGCTACGTGCTGGAGCACCTCACCGAGCGGGAGGTGCTCGACCTGTCGCGGCGGTCCGGGGTGCGCAACGCCTCCGTGACGACCATGCGTCGGGACGACGACCAGTGGTCCACCCCGTCCTTCGCGGCCGTGGACCACCTCGCCGTGCTCGACGAGCCGACCGGGGACCACGCGGCGACCGCACGCGGCGGCCGGGCGGACGACGCGGGCGCGGTCGGCGCGGGCGCGGTCGGCGCGGAGGAGCGTGCCCGTGGCTGACCCGGCTCCGCTGACGCCGCAGGCCCTGCGGGAGTGGCCGCTGCCCCGCCCCGAGGGCGGGAAGGACCAACGCGGCGCCGTGCTGGTGGTCGGCGGCGCGCGCGCCACCCCGGGCGCGAGCGTGCTGGCCGGGGTGGCGGCGCTGCGGGTCGGCGCGGGCCGGCTCACGCTCGCGGTGACGAGCTCGGTCGCGGTCGCGGTCGCCGTGGCGACGCCCGAGGCCGGGGTGCTCGCGCTGCCCGAGTCCCCGACGGGCTCGCCCACCGGTCCCGGTGACGGGTTCGCCGACGAGCTCGGCCGGGCCGACGCCGTGCTCGTCGGACCCGGTCTGGACGAGCCGGACGGGACCCACGCGCTCGTGGGCGCGGTGCTCGGAGGGCTCGAGCCCGGCGTGCCGGTGGTGCTCGACGCGTTCGCGCTCGGGGTGCTGCCCCGCTTGCGCGAGCAGGTGCGCGCACGCGGCGGGACCGTGGTGCTCACCCCCAACGGCGCCGAGGCACGGCGGCTCGTCGACGACGACGACGAGCCCACGGCCCAGGGCATCGCCGCGCGGTACGGCGCCGTCGTCGCGCTGGACGGTGCCGTCGCGGCGCCCGACGGCCGCGCCTGGACGTCGGCGAGCGGGACCACCGGCCTGGGCACCTCCGGCAGCGGCGACGTGCTCGCGGGCGCCGTCGCCGGCCTGCTCGCCGCAGGCGCCGCGCCCGAGCAGGCGGCGTGCTGGGCGGTCGCCCTGCACGGCACCGCGGGGGACCGCCTCGCGGCGCGCGTGGGCCAGGTGGGGTACCTGGCACGCGAGCTCGTCGACGAGCTGCCCGCGGTGCTCACGGAACTGCGGACCTGACCCGCGGACCGCGCGCACCCGGTCCGCGGCGGCTGGCTAGCGTGGGCACGTGCCCGCCAGCCCCGCCCGCGCCCGCTTCGCCGGCGTGAGCCTGCGCGGTCTCGTCGAGAGCGTCGACCTCGGTACGCGCCCGGACGCGCTGGCCACGCCCGGCTGGTGGGCCCTCGTCGGCGACTTCGAGGGCCGCGTCCGCGCGTGGCGGTTCGCCGAGCGGTCCGACGAGCGGTCCGACGAGCGGTCCGACCAGCTCGACCCCGCCGTCGCGGCACGCGCGGCGACCACGTGGCGGGGGCCGGCGCGCGACGCCTGGCGGTCCTCCCTCTCGCGGGCGCAGTACGTCGCCGCCGTCGAGGCGGTGCGCGACGCCGTGCGCGAGGGCGACGTCTACCAGGCCAACCTCTGCCGCGTCCTGAGCGCACCGCTGGGCGGCGTGGCCGCCGAGCCGGACCCTGCGGCGCTCGCGGACGCGCTGGCGGTCGGCAACCCGGCGCCCTTCGCGGGCTACGTCCACGTCCCCGCCGGCCGCGAGGAGGAGGGCGTCTGGGTCGTCACGGCGTCGCCGGAGCTGTTCCTGCGCCTCGAGGACGACGTCGTGACCTCGGCCCCCATCAAGGGCACCGCGCGCACGCCCGAGGGCCTGAGCCCGAAGGACGCGGCGGAGAACGTCATGATCACCGACCTGGTCCGCAACGACCTGCAGCGGGTGTGCCGGCCGGGGACGGTCGAGGTCACGACGCTGCTCGGGGTCGAGCACCACCCCGGTCTGGTGCACCTGGTGTCGACCGTCCGCGGGCGCCTGACGCCCGCGGTGCTGCGCGCACCCGACGCCCTCGCGCAGGTCCTCGCGGCCGCGTACCCGCCGGGATCCGTGTCCGGCGCGCCGAAGTCGTCGGCGCTCACGCTCGTCGACCGGCTCGAGCCCGTGCCCCGCGGACCGTACTGCGGGCTCGTCGGCTGGGCGCACGTCGCGCCGGACGGTGCGGTCCGGGCCGAGCTCGCGGTGGGCATCCGCACGTTCTGGTGGACCGCGGACGACGAGGGCGCGGGGACGTTGCGGTTCGGGACCGGCGCCGGCATCACGTGGGCGAGCGACGCCGCCGCGGAGTGGGCCGAGACCGAGCTCAAGGCCGCGCGGCTCGTCGGGCTCGCCTCGACGCCGGGTGCCCGCGTGGAGGATGCGGCGCAGCCGGACGGGACCGGCGGGCCGGACGAGCGCAGCGAGGCACCGCGGTGAGCCGGGGCCGGGGTGCCAGACTGCGACCATGAGCGTCGTGATCTGGGCGGACGGCCGCCTGCACGCCCCCGGTGATCCCGTCGTGTCGGCGGTCGACCACGGCCTGACGGTCGGGGACGGCGTGTTCGAGACCTGCGCCGTCGAGCGCGGACAGGCCTTCGCCCTCACCCGCCACCTGCGCCGGCTCGAGCGCTCGGCCGCAGGCCTGGGCCTGCCCGTCCCCGACGAGCAGCTCCTCCGCGACGCGGTCGCACAGGTGCTCGCCGCGCTGCCCGACGCGGGGCGCCTGCGCATCACCTGCACCGGCGGCACGGGGCCGCTCGGCTCGGACCGGCTCGCCGACCAGCGGCTCACGGTGCTCGTGCTGGCCGGGCCGGCCACGCCGTCCTCGTC is a genomic window of Cellulomonas fulva containing:
- a CDS encoding NAD-dependent epimerase/dehydratase family protein — protein: MRVAVTGCTGNVGTALLRRLRDEPAVSSVVGVARRVPRRAVPAPYDAVDRWVACDVAAPDAASRLAAAFDGADAVVHLAWAIQPSHDRERLRATNVDGTRAVLAAAESAGVAHVVAASSVGTYAAVGDDEPRTEAWASTGIPTSSYSSDKAAVERLLDEGAGRGRPVARVRSALVFQRGAGAEVGRLFLGPLVPKALLRGPLPVLPWPAGLRLQAVHADDLADAYVRILTQRATGAFNVAGDGVLRADDVAEVLRAPGVLPVPPGALRVALDAAWRARLAVVGPGWLDMATGAPVMDTARVRQELGWLPRRTGREALAEVLDGLATGAGTASRPLHPRRRLLGAS
- a CDS encoding ANTAR domain-containing protein, encoding MAAPATEPVRHDALTGGRFVVDLLRDRWWWSDGLYRVLGYAADEVVPSSALVLEHTRPGCRHRWDESFERWRRRDEPVLVGLEMVDRHRQPFDAVVVGALENEPAGSASLVVDGYVIDLGHARLPAELAPVDPRIAEEVRVRETIDQAKGVVTAAFGTDAEMSFDLLREAAIRNAVPLRMLARHVVAEAAGVAPGEIEPWLRRLLSGPGSPGDGGDRPARAPGPERPAG
- a CDS encoding ATP-binding SpoIIE family protein phosphatase, with product MGTRGAETGEASPGVARTSADVTALSLQRALLPSSVPLLQDVDLAAAYRVAGDEQSAGGDWFDASLAPDGRLWLSVGDVVGHGIEAAAAMCQMRAIFAARSLDGATLGEALASLDRYSHVAAGTFATTVCTAVLDPATGELEYVTRGHPAPLVVGPRGARLLPSTQGDPIGLGGDRVGRATLAADEAILLFTDGAVERPGRPLDAGLRALQDAVVAAHRDEAAPGGTAERVCRRVVGAAGGTARDDATALCAARREPFPDLELVIPADPGRLGQVRQAVGGWLERLGLPAQERTLLVLAASEAAANSIEHGYQGGGTGDVTVTARVRGVTIHLEVRDEGRWRRPTRDPGDRGRGLAMIASGGARLSVTSGASGTRTRVDVDARRSVPVGGPAIPVALPGDGTVDAADGIVRIRGSFDDEATVAALEHALRRQSRGASSPVTVDIDPSTFLGSGAVRALARAAREGAAGGGAVDIVVPRSTSAALTLELSRTPTTET
- a CDS encoding TIGR03557 family F420-dependent LLM class oxidoreductase; translated protein: MTRFGYTLMTEQSGPRELVGYARRAEELGFDFEVSSDHYFPWVDEQGHAPYAWALLGAVSQATSSVELMTYVTCPTMRYHPAVVAQKAATLGALSGGRFLLNLGAGENLNEHVVGERWPAVGERHDLLEEGLHVIRELLTGERTTWEGEWFRVDSARLWDLPDEPVQIGVAVSGDQSVSRFAPLADHLVAVEPSAELVAGWDEARPAGAPLSRKIGQIPISWDPDREAAVRRAHEQFRWFAGGWKVNADLPTTEAFAAASQFVRPEDVAEQIPCGPDLDAVVEAVRPYWEAGFTDVAIVQVGDEQQQRFLDEAAEPLLARLREAAP
- a CDS encoding ANTAR domain-containing protein, producing the protein MSDATVPQVGRFAYTVGADRWWWSDEMFALHAIPAGGVVPSREVLLSHVGEQDRDAVRTALTTVEQGGGPFTVWYDLLDLAGEPREVVLCGAADRRDGTVLVSGFLVDTLPVERDRVDRRVSAGLRQAVASHSTIDQAKGALMLVYGIDAQTAFDLLRWCSQHQNVRVATLAERLIAAVCSSGGLPPQTRALMDEVVFQSFADETTPVGNDEGELHLRTVLQHGVPTIVASGPVDLATAGTLTAAIEVLGAEGGTGGDVVIDLREVSHVGSAGVSALASVARRIRTRGGRLRVVVAPDSTLLLAAGHHLDVQVVRDVDDDPRRARREQAGDAGHRDPDNSPDGASAVSP
- a CDS encoding SpoIIE family protein phosphatase, producing the protein MTEKSIPGLTGAQDGDDVDAELAALAARYETDRLRWQLAVAAGGVGSFDWDLVSGRLEWDDQLLEIFGIAREDFAGTIEAFDAALHPDDLDRVNEAIGVAVETCGQYLAEYRVVRPDGRQRWVRARGVALAGADGRAVRLLGAAYDTTSERDSDARIQRVLETMPSAFFLLDADWRFVYVNSAAARMLDRPREALLGGIVWELFPDAVGTMFEESYRGAVADGEPRRFEEYYPAPLDRWYEVRAWPGPDGLSVYFNDVTDRRAAQDEARAARDAAEASSRRLALLADLGDDLTSTLDTHDAVARLARHLVPAFGTWCLVTMSEDQRHLRDLASWHVDPRLRATVTRYAELRMDALAPSSYLFRALRTGETVAVPDATEAIARVLTGDARDLLRDLAPRMAYAVPMRARGRTLGAITVFLDDGPDLGTEDLTLLTQLADRAGMALDNARLYERQREIAVGLQRSLLSAPAQPDDLEVVVRYVAASEAAQVGGDWYDAFVQPSGSTVLAIGDVMGHDTPAAAAMSQLRTLLRGIAHTTDGTPAQILRGLDSAAEALHVGAMATAVVARLEQCDRQRSAATTTVRWTNAGHLPPLLVLPDGTVEQLVAPRPELVLGLDVAATRTDSEREVPRGSVLLLYTDGLVERRGEHLERGIGRLLAAVGEAWREACAGADGRPRPGTDGTSPAVGSIDVAALVDGVLARCVGDREPADDIAVLAVHLGPQHPA
- a CDS encoding alcohol dehydrogenase catalytic domain-containing protein; this encodes MRALTWQGHQDVTVETVPDPTIQEPTDAVIRVTSTAICGSDLHLYSVLGPYLQAGDVLGHEAMGIVEEVGSEVSGLRAGDRVVVPFGIACGTCFMCLAGLQSQCETTQVREQGSGAALFGYTSLYGSVPGGQAQYLRVPQAHYGPVVVPQDDEPDERYLYLSDVLPTAWQAVEYAAVPAGGTVVVVGLGPIGQMAARIALHRGAGRVIGIDSVRERLDMASRHGVDVIDTGSRTDTEDAVRELTGGRGADASIDAVGMEAHGSPLAHAVHRVTAVLPDAVARPMMENVGVDRLAGLRTALGVVRRGGTVSVVGVYGGAADPFDLMDVFDRQLTLRFGQANVRRWIGDLLPLVTAPGDPLGVLDLRTHRLPLEEAPAAYDLFQRKNDGCIKVVLDPAA